A genome region from Pseudanabaena sp. Chao 1811 includes the following:
- a CDS encoding thiamine phosphate synthase, producing MSQQIIYRILDANLDRAREAIRTIEEWCRFGLEDLDLCDRCKQMRQELAQWHREEFRRARNTPDDPATGLSHANEVSRADVQSVLRANMGRLQEALRVLEEYGKVVDPSFGAAMKQLRYQVYTLESQLLRYEATNIGQMRRQKLQAASLYLVTMPVDNIVSVVESALQGGVQIVQYRQKEGEDGTRLQLAQQLCDICHKYDALFLVNDRVDIAIAVGADGIHVGQTDLPVAAVRQILNANGGDASQYIIGQSTTNPQELAIALNNQVDYVGVGPVHATPTKPNKAAAGYEYVNYAAQNIQIPWFAIGGIDEHNLEEAIAAGAKRVAVVRALMKAEHPDRVAKQMRSLLK from the coding sequence ATGTCTCAACAAATTATTTATCGCATCCTTGATGCCAATCTCGATCGCGCCCGCGAGGCAATTCGCACCATCGAAGAATGGTGTCGCTTTGGCTTAGAAGATCTCGACCTTTGCGATCGCTGCAAACAGATGCGCCAAGAACTCGCCCAATGGCATCGTGAAGAATTCCGTCGCGCCCGTAATACTCCTGATGACCCTGCCACGGGATTAAGTCACGCGAATGAAGTAAGTCGTGCGGATGTACAGTCTGTATTGCGAGCAAATATGGGACGCTTGCAGGAAGCTCTCAGGGTTTTAGAGGAATATGGCAAAGTTGTTGATCCCAGTTTTGGGGCAGCAATGAAGCAATTGCGGTATCAGGTCTATACCTTAGAGAGCCAATTACTCAGGTATGAAGCAACCAATATTGGACAGATGCGCCGCCAAAAGTTACAAGCGGCAAGTTTATATCTGGTGACTATGCCTGTGGATAATATTGTCTCCGTGGTGGAGTCAGCGCTGCAAGGTGGGGTGCAGATCGTGCAGTATCGCCAAAAGGAAGGAGAAGATGGCACTCGTTTACAGCTTGCCCAGCAACTTTGTGACATTTGCCATAAATACGATGCGCTATTTCTGGTGAACGATCGCGTGGATATTGCGATCGCCGTTGGAGCCGATGGCATCCATGTGGGACAAACGGATTTACCAGTTGCCGCAGTACGTCAAATCCTCAATGCTAATGGTGGTGATGCTTCCCAATACATCATCGGGCAATCCACCACTAATCCTCAAGAATTGGCGATTGCTCTGAATAATCAAGTGGATTATGTCGGTGTTGGCCCCGTCCATGCCACACCCACTAAACCGAATAAGGCAGCCGCAGGTTATGAATATGTCAATTACGCGGCACAAAATATCCAGATACCTTGGTTTGCGATCGGTGGCATCGATGAACATAACTTAGAGGAAGCGATCGCCGCAGGGGCAAAGCGAGTTGCTGTAGTACGTGCCTTGATGAAGGCTGAACATCCTGATCGCGTAGCAAAACAAATGCGATCGCTATTAAAGTAG
- a CDS encoding RtcB family protein produces the protein MPFQKLDISTPKPVLSWADHNLGHAETQMAKNVASLPFVFKHVALMPDVHLGKGALVGSVVATKEAIVPAAVGVDIGCGMAAIKTPFHYEQLEGKLKQIRLEIEAAIPVGFNDNKEVEKPVLNWQGWREFRDLHSGVQHLESKAMKQMGSLGGGNHFIEVCIDTDNQIWLMLHSGSRNIGNMLAQRHIETAKDLAKLAGTSLPDKDLAYFVAGTSEFTAYWRDLQWAQAYAHFNRDVMMARFKKIIEKYASGGKPCKPLLTVNCHHNYAEKETHFGEDVYVTRKGAVRARTEDYGIIPGSMGAKSFIVKGKGNAESYCSCSHGAGRLLSRSKAKDQFTLDDLIQQTKGIECRKDTGIIDEIPAAYKPIEQVMNQQSDLVEVVATLKQIICVKG, from the coding sequence ATGCCTTTTCAAAAATTAGATATTTCCACACCCAAGCCAGTCTTGTCTTGGGCAGATCATAACCTCGGTCATGCTGAAACTCAAATGGCAAAAAATGTTGCCTCCTTGCCCTTTGTATTCAAACATGTTGCCCTAATGCCCGATGTTCATCTCGGTAAAGGCGCACTCGTAGGTTCCGTCGTTGCTACAAAAGAAGCGATCGTGCCTGCGGCTGTGGGCGTGGACATTGGTTGCGGTATGGCTGCGATCAAAACTCCATTTCACTATGAACAGTTAGAAGGAAAACTCAAGCAAATTCGTTTAGAAATTGAAGCCGCGATTCCTGTCGGTTTTAATGACAATAAAGAAGTAGAAAAGCCTGTCCTCAACTGGCAAGGATGGCGCGAATTCCGCGATCTGCATAGTGGCGTTCAGCACCTAGAAAGCAAAGCGATGAAGCAAATGGGTTCCCTCGGTGGAGGAAATCACTTCATCGAAGTCTGCATAGATACCGATAATCAAATATGGCTAATGCTACATTCTGGTTCTCGGAATATCGGCAATATGCTAGCGCAAAGACATATTGAGACGGCAAAGGATTTAGCAAAACTAGCAGGAACTTCTCTACCCGACAAAGACCTCGCCTATTTTGTAGCAGGTACTTCCGAATTCACTGCTTACTGGCGTGATTTGCAATGGGCGCAAGCATATGCACATTTCAATCGTGATGTCATGATGGCGCGATTTAAGAAGATTATCGAGAAGTATGCTAGCGGTGGTAAACCCTGTAAGCCTTTGCTAACAGTCAATTGTCATCACAACTACGCAGAAAAAGAAACTCATTTTGGTGAAGATGTGTATGTCACGCGCAAAGGTGCAGTGAGAGCGAGAACAGAAGACTATGGCATTATCCCCGGTTCAATGGGAGCAAAATCTTTCATTGTTAAGGGGAAAGGCAATGCTGAAAGTTATTGTTCCTGTTCGCATGGCGCAGGACGGTTGCTATCTCGCAGTAAAGCGAAGGATCAGTTCACTTTAGATGATTTGATTCAGCAGACTAAAGGAATTGAATGTCGCAAGGACACAGGCATCATTGATGAGATTCCTGCGGCTTATAAACCGATTGAGCAAGTGATGAATCAACAATCCGATCTCGTAGAAGTAGTTGCGACTTTGAAGCAGATTATCTGTGTGAAAGGTTGA
- a CDS encoding DUF6930 domain-containing protein produces MTTLNRSTLRRLKKLKQSSAVWEGDRRALPAKIRQPQDSSNIIPLHAHDEESKPHCILWVDGSMGMVRSMDVVDSVVGQEAFVRALLQAIEHPQSPAQPSLPQKILVCDRELQFYLRGVLQDLEISVEYIERLPLIDEIFSHILESFSTSPPVVPERFAAALHQQSEQLWHNAPWNSLWDHQVIAIKLNKWDLETLYAIVMGKMGLEQGVIFYRTEESLVQFRHRIVSGSSEDEIEETFLHQDCLFNLFETPDLEIEDDFPPFPFRGKVRALALASTPMKPIYGALHPLEGGRPYLYDEEAIALTVALEALNNFWEQYSKQIKSSFGNLTGTYKIYAPSLDSDVEESIEVVVQTMPELSNDLHNLVDEDDDDDDSPLINEDLWPENALIHMMTIPWAQVEFLRSTNIHRQIYDKPITATAAQKSEGLAGLMIQTSRPKALELIDQINKLGGIRALCFNPAEDILGNACQLGLMVMGNDDLHLFGEFDKRALNSDHHKRWKQRAKNTKGNICVIIAMGITGGSRGNPAPQHILGYYEIKLMDDKELGLGKLRAEPAFDFDF; encoded by the coding sequence ATGACCACGCTAAACCGATCTACTCTTCGTCGCCTTAAAAAACTCAAGCAGTCATCTGCCGTTTGGGAAGGCGATCGCCGTGCTTTACCAGCCAAAATTCGCCAACCACAAGACTCTTCTAATATTATTCCGCTCCACGCCCATGATGAAGAGTCCAAACCCCACTGCATTTTGTGGGTAGATGGCTCGATGGGCATGGTACGGTCGATGGATGTAGTCGATTCGGTTGTGGGGCAAGAGGCTTTTGTCCGTGCCTTATTGCAAGCGATCGAACATCCCCAAAGTCCCGCTCAGCCATCTTTACCGCAAAAGATTTTAGTATGCGATCGCGAACTCCAGTTTTATCTGCGAGGTGTGTTGCAAGATCTCGAAATCTCCGTTGAATATATCGAACGACTGCCTTTAATTGATGAAATTTTTTCGCATATCTTAGAGAGCTTTTCTACAAGTCCTCCCGTTGTACCAGAAAGATTTGCGGCTGCTTTACATCAACAGTCGGAGCAGCTTTGGCATAACGCTCCTTGGAATTCCCTGTGGGATCATCAAGTAATCGCCATTAAGCTAAATAAATGGGATCTAGAAACCCTCTATGCGATCGTTATGGGCAAGATGGGTCTAGAACAGGGCGTAATTTTTTATCGGACAGAAGAGTCTCTAGTCCAGTTTCGACATCGGATCGTTTCAGGCAGTTCTGAAGATGAAATTGAAGAGACTTTTTTACATCAAGACTGTTTGTTTAATTTGTTTGAAACCCCTGACTTGGAAATAGAAGATGATTTCCCCCCATTTCCATTTCGGGGTAAGGTACGTGCCTTGGCTCTTGCTTCTACGCCGATGAAGCCGATCTACGGTGCGCTACATCCCCTTGAAGGTGGTAGACCCTACCTATACGATGAAGAAGCGATCGCTCTGACAGTTGCCCTAGAAGCATTAAATAACTTCTGGGAGCAGTACAGCAAACAGATCAAATCTAGCTTTGGTAATCTCACAGGCACTTACAAGATTTATGCTCCTAGTCTAGATAGTGATGTTGAAGAGAGTATTGAAGTCGTTGTCCAGACGATGCCTGAGCTATCTAACGATTTGCACAACTTGGTTGATGAAGATGATGACGACGATGATTCGCCATTAATTAATGAGGATCTCTGGCCAGAAAATGCCTTGATCCATATGATGACGATCCCTTGGGCGCAGGTAGAGTTTTTACGCAGTACCAATATCCATCGTCAGATCTATGACAAGCCTATAACCGCTACTGCGGCTCAGAAAAGTGAAGGCTTAGCAGGTCTAATGATTCAAACTTCTCGTCCTAAAGCCTTGGAATTGATTGACCAAATTAATAAATTGGGTGGGATTAGAGCTTTATGTTTCAATCCTGCGGAAGATATCCTCGGCAATGCTTGTCAATTGGGATTAATGGTGATGGGCAATGATGATCTGCATCTCTTTGGCGAATTTGATAAAAGAGCCCTCAATAGTGATCATCACAAACGCTGGAAGCAACGTGCCAAAAATACTAAAGGTAATATCTGCGTCATTATTGCGATGGGCATTACAGGTGGTTCGCGGGGCAATCCTGCACCCCAACATATTTTGGGTTATTACGAAATCAAGCTGATGGATGATAAAGAGTTAGGTTTAGGCAAATTACGCGCCGAACCTGCCTTTGACTTCGACTTTTAA
- a CDS encoding ISAs1 family transposase: MLDTVNPIGLIETHFGNLQDPRAAHGILHKLLDILIITICAVICGADNFIAIAEYGKEKEEWLKTFLELANGIPSVDTFERLFARLKPEELQKSFISWMEAVHKSTDGELINIDGKTLRGAKGSGNSRSLIHMVSVWSASQHLVLGQKKVDEKSNEITAIPSLLKMLAIRGSVVSIDAMGCQTEIAKTIIEEGADYVLALKGNQGNLHKDVRELFTSAREQNFKNIEHQFYETVEKGHGRIETRRYWTMGNTEYLIGAEKWIGLKSIGMVESDRIINGTISTEQRYYLLSLESDVHRFSQSVRNHWSIENRLHWILDVGFNEDASQSCRGYIAENLAVIRHISLNLLSRDKTSKVGVKTKRLKAGWNNNYLKDVLSALNIVAV; encoded by the coding sequence ATGCTAGATACAGTCAACCCCATCGGATTAATCGAAACCCACTTTGGGAACTTGCAAGATCCCAGAGCAGCACACGGTATCCTGCATAAGCTGCTCGACATATTGATAATCACGATTTGTGCAGTGATCTGTGGAGCTGATAATTTCATCGCAATCGCCGAATATGGCAAAGAGAAAGAAGAATGGTTAAAGACATTTTTGGAATTAGCCAACGGCATACCATCAGTAGATACATTCGAGAGATTATTTGCGAGACTAAAGCCAGAAGAATTGCAAAAAAGCTTTATTAGTTGGATGGAAGCAGTCCATAAATCAACCGATGGAGAATTGATTAACATAGATGGCAAAACTCTGAGAGGGGCAAAGGGATCAGGAAATTCACGTAGTCTGATTCATATGGTGAGTGTGTGGTCAGCATCACAACATTTGGTATTGGGACAGAAAAAAGTAGACGAGAAATCCAATGAAATAACAGCGATTCCATCATTGCTAAAAATGTTAGCGATACGAGGTTCAGTGGTGAGCATAGATGCAATGGGATGTCAGACCGAAATCGCGAAAACAATCATCGAAGAGGGAGCAGATTATGTGTTAGCGCTGAAAGGCAATCAAGGTAATCTCCATAAAGATGTGCGTGAACTATTTACCTCTGCACGAGAACAGAACTTCAAAAATATTGAACATCAGTTCTATGAAACGGTTGAGAAAGGACATGGGCGCATTGAAACCCGTCGCTATTGGACAATGGGTAATACCGAATACTTAATTGGTGCGGAGAAATGGATAGGTTTGAAAAGTATTGGTATGGTTGAATCAGATCGAATTATAAATGGAACTATTTCTACTGAACAGCGATACTATCTGCTTAGTCTTGAGAGTGATGTCCACAGATTTTCCCAATCTGTCAGAAATCACTGGAGTATTGAAAATCGACTACATTGGATTCTCGATGTTGGCTTTAATGAGGATGCTTCTCAATCCTGTCGAGGCTATATTGCCGAAAACTTAGCTGTTATACGTCATATCAGTTTAAATTTGTTGTCAAGAGATAAAACTAGTAAGGTCGGGGTCAAGACTAAACGTCTTAAAGCTGGCTGGAACAATAACTATCTTAAGGATGTCCTAAGTGCCTTAAACATAGTCGCTGTCTAA
- a CDS encoding WD40 repeat domain-containing protein, protein MPKPKTNLILNSKPQSQLTLSEYITTIAWSANSKYLAAATASGEIVLIDEAKAGNDLAQKQTELQAPTEISVDCLGFSADGRWLAAGGQDGKVRVWDLAGVQPAIASTIDLGKTWIEHLVWHPTRSEFAFGLGKYVQVWSAETLDIVTTLHFEQSTVLAIAWHPSGEYLSVGGDGGIKVWAAQDWYEDPILFEMPTAAAKIVWNPSGEYLVASTLDNLVVVMQWLGKDFDASPWRMQGFPGKIRYFDWTASKTSPLLASSSGSDVVVWEKHADLNVGWEGEVIKGHNNIVGFVAFKPKTETLASADENGRIAIWKNAKDWVQALETPMGEITALQWQPQGKKLVAANADGQLMLWTESSQGKGFR, encoded by the coding sequence ATGCCAAAGCCTAAAACTAATCTCATCCTGAATTCCAAACCCCAATCCCAACTTACCCTCAGCGAATACATCACCACGATCGCATGGTCAGCTAATAGTAAATATCTAGCTGCGGCTACTGCTTCAGGAGAGATCGTCCTGATCGATGAGGCAAAGGCAGGGAATGACCTTGCTCAAAAACAAACGGAATTACAAGCACCAACGGAAATTTCTGTGGATTGTCTGGGATTTTCCGCCGATGGGCGTTGGCTGGCGGCTGGGGGACAGGATGGGAAAGTGCGCGTCTGGGACTTGGCAGGAGTACAACCTGCGATCGCCTCAACGATCGATCTTGGTAAAACATGGATCGAGCATCTCGTTTGGCATCCTACCCGCTCCGAATTTGCCTTTGGCTTGGGGAAATATGTGCAGGTCTGGAGTGCGGAAACTCTGGATATTGTGACCACTTTACATTTTGAACAATCAACGGTTTTAGCGATCGCATGGCATCCCAGTGGTGAGTATCTCTCCGTTGGTGGTGATGGAGGGATTAAGGTTTGGGCAGCCCAAGATTGGTATGAAGACCCTATTCTCTTTGAAATGCCCACTGCTGCGGCAAAGATAGTTTGGAATCCCTCAGGGGAATATCTAGTGGCAAGCACCCTTGATAACTTAGTGGTGGTGATGCAGTGGCTCGGAAAGGATTTTGATGCTTCTCCTTGGCGGATGCAGGGTTTTCCGGGCAAGATTCGCTACTTTGACTGGACAGCTAGTAAAACATCGCCCCTATTAGCTTCCTCAAGTGGTTCCGATGTGGTGGTATGGGAAAAACACGCTGACTTAAATGTTGGTTGGGAAGGTGAGGTCATTAAGGGACATAACAACATTGTGGGCTTTGTTGCCTTTAAGCCTAAGACCGAAACCTTAGCATCCGCCGATGAAAATGGCAGAATCGCCATTTGGAAAAATGCGAAGGACTGGGTACAGGCGCTTGAGACTCCGATGGGCGAGATTACAGCTTTGCAATGGCAACCACAGGGCAAAAAGCTAGTTGCCGCCAATGCTGACGGTCAGCTAATGCTTTGGACAGAGTCATCACAGGGTAAGGGGTTTAGGTAG